TCACCGGCCGGGTCTTCGTGGCGGGACTGGTGCACTCGGGATCCTCGGCGTAGCACGCGACGATCAGGGTGCCGGCGACGCTGTGGCCGGCCGGGGCGGTGACGGTGCCGCTGATCCCGATCCTGGGGAAGGTCGTGCCCGGCCGGTCCGTGCGGTGGAAGGCCGTCGGACTCCCTGAGCCGTCCTCGGTCTGCGTGTACAGGGCCTCCTTGCCGTCGTCGTCGATGCTCAGTGCCCAGCGGCGCACCGAGGGCGTGACCGGGGCGTGCTTGACGGGCCCGCCGCACACGGTGGACTGCACGTCCCCCTCCGTCGGCGTGAACGTCATGCGGGTCCCGCTGAAGGTGGCGTTCCCCCGCTCGGTGCTCAGGATCCTGCTCTGGCAGGAACCGCCCCCCACGGCCAACAGCCCGGTGTACGCGTAGGTGCCGTCCGCGTGCAGCTTCAGGATGAAGCTGCTGCCGGTCGCGCCCTGCCACGCCCCGCTCGAGGGATCGTAGTACCC
The Deinococcus sp. KSM4-11 DNA segment above includes these coding regions:
- a CDS encoding DUF2141 domain-containing protein, with the translated sequence MKRFGIHHQAAVTLAAALLAVTLGACGGSSAAGGTPPPTPLPTPGGTSTMPAALQGEWQAGEASPIGYYDPSSGAWQGATGSSFILKLHADGTYAYTGLLAVGGGSCQSRILSTERGNATFSGTRMTFTPTEGDVQSTVCGGPVKHAPVTPSVRRWALSIDDDGKEALYTQTEDGSGSPTAFHRTDRPGTTFPRIGISGTVTAPAGHSVAGTLIVACYAEDPECTSPATKTRPVTGSGAFTFPALEDRPYLLSAIQDTNNNGVLDSGDLVDIYSTTDAPGPRPGVRPPAQDVRMALVTVD